Genomic segment of Serinicoccus hydrothermalis:
TGCCCAGCATGGAGGCGGCCTTCGTCGACATCGGCAAGGGGCGCAACGCGGTCCTGTATGCCGGTGAGGTCAACTGGGACGCCGCCGGCCTGGAGGGCAACCAGCCCAAGCGGATCGAGAACGCCCTCAAGTCCGGCGAGTCGGTCCTGGTCCAGGTGACCAAGGACCCCATCGGTCACAAGGGTGCCCGGCTGACCTCCCAGGTCTCCCTCCCCGGCCGGTACCTGGTCTACGTGCCCGGCAACTCGATGACCGGCATCTCGCGCAAGCTGCCCGACACCGAGCGCGCCCGGCTGAAGAAGATCCTCAAGGAGGTCGTGCCGGGCGACGCGGGCGTCATCGTGCGGACCGCGGCGGAGGGCGCCTCCGAGGCCGAGCTGCGGGCCGACGTCGAGCGGCTCACCGCGATGTGGGAGAAGATCGAGGCGAAGTCGAAGACCGCCAACGCCCCGGCCCTGCTGCACGGGGAGCCGGACATGACCGTCCGGGTCATCCGCGACGTCTTCAACGAGGACTTCGCCAAGCTGGTGGTCTCCGGTGACAAGGCCTGGGGGGAGGTCAAGCGCTACATCGACGACGTCGCGCCCGACCTCGCCGAGCGGGTGGAGAAGTACACCGGCACCACCGACGTCTTCACCACCCACCGCGTGCACGAGGCCATCGCCAAGGCGATGGACCGCAAGGTCTGGCTGCCCTCGGGCGGCTCGCTCGTCATCGACCGCACCGAGGCGATGACCGTGGTCGACGTCAACACCGGCAAGTTCACCGGCTCCGGCGGCAACCTCGAGGAGACGGTCACCAAGAACAACATCGAGGCCGCCGAGGAGATCGTCCGGCAGCTGCGCCTGCGGGACATCGGCGGCATCATCGTCGTCGACTTCATCGACATGGTCCTGGAGAGCAACCGGGACCTCGTCGTACGACGGCTCCTGGAGTGCCTCGGCCGGGACCGGACCAAGCACCAGGTGGCCGAGGTCACCTCGCTGGGCCTGGTCCAGATGACCCGCAAGCGGGTCGGCTCCGGGCTCATCGAGGTCTTCTCCGAGAGCTGCACGCACTGCTCCGGTCGCGGGGTCATCGTGCAGTCCGAGCCCGTCGTCCGCTCCGGCGGCGACGACGGCGGCAGCAACGGCAACAACGGCGGCGGAGGCAGCAAGCGCCGTGGCAAGGGGCGCGGCAAGAGCGCTGGTGCCGCGGAGCCGAAGAACGTGCTGCCGACGCCCAACCCCAACGGCCCGACGCCGGCCCAGATCGCCGCGGCGGCCCACGCCGCGGCCCTCACGGCCGGGGCCAGCTCGGAGGCGGCCGACGCCGCAGCCCAGGCCGCGGCTGTCGAGGTGGCCGAGGACGCGGTGCCGCAGGAGGCTGTCGCCCCGACCGTCGAGGCCGAGCCGCAGCAGGTCACCGCACCGGCCACTGAGCCCGAGCCGGAGAAGCCGGCGACCGAGCCCGAGACGGCGGAGCCGGCGACCGAGCCCGACGCGGCGCAGGACGTCGCGCCGGCACCGGAACCCGTGGTCGAGCCCGAGCCCGAGCCGCGCCCCAAGCGTCGCCGCCGGGGCCGCGTGGTCTCGCCCGCCGGCCCGCCCACCGGTGAGGTCGCCGGGGAGCCGACGGCCGACGCGGAGCAGCCCGCCGACGGCTCCTCGCAGGACCCTTCCTGAGTTTGG
This window contains:
- a CDS encoding Rne/Rng family ribonuclease, whose amino-acid sequence is MSDESTREATDEVETDTNPAADAAEATEVAAPESTQAPASETDEQTAAPETAEVAAPETDEPAAETPASPDDTEDDAQDQQPEGAGMPSFGLVFQAPDLTDLPKRRSRRATSASTAPTPAPAADTPSAAAQEQDDSGTGPSDDDGGDDEQGGRGRRRRRRGGKGRRGRSEDQDGGQDGGANQTDTADEKAGDEGGDQDRSSSKGSGGGRRRRGGGDSGDGSGKGGQKEGPGKDSGKKDGADGSADSSSSDGGNDGDGGGSTKRRRRRSRSGSERPAAKDEVTSVKGSTRLEAKRQRRREGREAGRRRTVITEAEFLARRESVERVMVVRGLEDRTQIAVLEDGVPVEHYVSRSAQSTMVGNVYLGRVQNVLPSMEAAFVDIGKGRNAVLYAGEVNWDAAGLEGNQPKRIENALKSGESVLVQVTKDPIGHKGARLTSQVSLPGRYLVYVPGNSMTGISRKLPDTERARLKKILKEVVPGDAGVIVRTAAEGASEAELRADVERLTAMWEKIEAKSKTANAPALLHGEPDMTVRVIRDVFNEDFAKLVVSGDKAWGEVKRYIDDVAPDLAERVEKYTGTTDVFTTHRVHEAIAKAMDRKVWLPSGGSLVIDRTEAMTVVDVNTGKFTGSGGNLEETVTKNNIEAAEEIVRQLRLRDIGGIIVVDFIDMVLESNRDLVVRRLLECLGRDRTKHQVAEVTSLGLVQMTRKRVGSGLIEVFSESCTHCSGRGVIVQSEPVVRSGGDDGGSNGNNGGGGSKRRGKGRGKSAGAAEPKNVLPTPNPNGPTPAQIAAAAHAAALTAGASSEAADAAAQAAAVEVAEDAVPQEAVAPTVEAEPQQVTAPATEPEPEKPATEPETAEPATEPDAAQDVAPAPEPVVEPEPEPRPKRRRRGRVVSPAGPPTGEVAGEPTADAEQPADGSSQDPS